The following are from one region of the Penaeus vannamei isolate JL-2024 chromosome 28, ASM4276789v1, whole genome shotgun sequence genome:
- the LOC138867046 gene encoding probable acyl-CoA dehydrogenase 6: MNTSGVKLTRKIDKLGMRCSDTDHIFFDDVRVPDKNIIGEERMGFIYQMMQFQEECLCLALLTLEPLEMCINETIQYTKNRIAFGQPLLKNQYIHFRLAELETELESLRSLLYRAVDLYAAGHNVTKLASMCKLKSGRLACEVTDSCLQFWGGMGFTNEVLVSQLYRDLRLYSNGGGADEIMLTVISKYMGILPQQSKMNWRKSARLNLNNCISVNIFVCIFLLTIKDYKVCYS, from the exons ATGAACACCTCAG GGGTCAAGCTCACCAGAAAGATAGACAAGTTGGGAATGCGATGCTCTGACACAGACCACATATTCTTTGATGATGTACGAGTCCCTGACAAGAATATCATTGGAGAAGAAAGGATGGGGTTCATTTATCAAATGATGCAG tTTCAGGAGGAGTGCCTTTGTCTAGCCTTACTTACTCTTGAACCCTTGGAGATGTGTATTAATGAAACCATTCAGTACACAAAGAATAGGATAGCCTTTGGTCAGCCCCTTCTCAAGAACCAATATATTCACTTCCGTCTTGCTGAACTGGAAACAGAGTTAGAGTCACTGAGATCTCTCTTATACAGGGCTGTAG atCTCTATGCAGCTGGACACAATGTAACAAAGCTTGCATCCATGTGCAAATTGAAGTCAGGTCGTTTGGCCTGTGAAGTAACCGATTCGTGCCTACAGTTTTGGGGTGGAATGGGCTTCACCAATGAG GTACTGGTGAGCCAGCTATACAGAGACTTGCGTTTGTATTCCAATGGAGGGGGCGCAGATGAGATTATGTTGACAGTTATCAGCAAATATATGGGAATTCTTCCACAGCAGTCAAAAATGAACTGGAGAAAGAGTGCGAGGCTTAATTTAAATAACtgtatatctgtcaatatatttgtatgcatatttttattaACAATTAAAGATTACAAAGTTTGCTACAGTTAA